In Archocentrus centrarchus isolate MPI-CPG fArcCen1 chromosome 24, fArcCen1, whole genome shotgun sequence, one DNA window encodes the following:
- the filip1b gene encoding filamin-A-interacting protein 1 isoform X3 yields MYLLAFVETIYHHDIYMVENHDRMKRLKRLLEQEKAYQARKEKEHSRRLEKVRAELVKLKSFALMLVDERQLHIEQIDQQTQKIQDLTQKLQEKEQRLASVSDAAKESGQKVLKLEDELEQRAAKFTQEHEEMTAKLANQESQSRQLRLKLTGLTHKIEELEESNKVLQKSEENLQELREKISKGECGNSSLMAELENLRKKVLEMEGKDEEITKTETQCRELRKKLQEEENHSKELKLEVEKLQKRMAELEKLEAVFNRSKTECSQLHTNLEKERRVVKDLAGELETVKTRMKELESSESKFEKAEMVLKDELMKLKSFTVILVDERKNMAERLKQEEQKSDDLSKMLKAEQGKVTEVTEKLIEESKKVLKFKSEMEIQVTTLTKERDEFKSKLTGEEEKCRELNNKLSGMMDRLEETEREMQRKWASRENNQNPEEDNKVKELTLEIERLKSRLKHLEVVEGDLMKTEDEYDLLEKKFRTEQDKANALSKLLEEMKSQIARNKAIEKGEVMSPEAELRIRCKMEEAKTKDLQADVQALKEKIHELMNKEDQLSQLQVAFSILQQRFVEEEEKNKSMSQEVENLTKELEATKRYSRALRPSMNGRRMVDVPVTSTAVQTDMMATEPAEDETAAGFIRKSVLEENHLMSNLRQYSLKKPTVLERYPPASAELGAKKSWIPWMKKKEAVTLTQTTPQKTNGVPLLHPPEATMSQKPGQPLHIRVTPDHENSTATLEITSPRAEDFFSSTTIIPTLGLQKPRITIVPKPTTVTSKTKAYDGMEGLNRAKSPVTITTISRAKSPDRSSGSSHQSPVSIITVSTTPVAEACASSEPHEISTGRTVIKVTPEKQPGPAPVRKYNGNIITTEDNKIHIHLGPQFKRPSEACSSPVLTLRPTGPSSESKETPTGTVLRSPRQTLLGKTTQSKMTSSITITPITSAASRPTQSSPSADVQSSRSAATRIPVSKGMKPSGKAVLGVSTVTRLESRAESQAMKIELRKPTACSAASAAPGKS; encoded by the exons ACTCAAAAGGCTTCTGGAGCAGGAGAAGGCCTACCAGGCTCGTAAGGAAAAGGAGCACAGCAGGAGGCTAGAGAAGGTCAGAGCAGAGCTGGTTAAGCTCAAGTCCTTCGCCCTGATGTTGGTGGACGAGCGGCAGTTGCACATCGAGCAGATCGACCAGCAGACTCAGAAGATCCAGGATCTCACTCAAAAGCTGCAGGAAAAAGAGCAGCGACTAGCATCTGTCAGCGACGCTGCCAAGGAAAGCGGCCAGAAGGTCCTGAAGCTGGAGGACGAGCTGGAGCAGAGGGCAGCCAAGTTCACCCAGGAACATGAGGAGATGACCGCCAAGCTGGCTAACCAGGAGTCCCAGAGCCGGCAGCTCAGGCTGAAGCTGACCGGACTGACGCATAAGATTGAAGAGCTGGAAGAGAGCAACAAAGTCCTGCAGAAATCAGAGGAGAACCTGCAGGAGCTGCGGGAAAAGATCAGCAAAGGGGAGTGTGGGAACTCCTCCCTCATGGCTGAGCTGGAAAATCTACGTAAGAAAGTGTTGGAGATGGAGGGCAAGGATGAGGAGATTACCAAAACAGAGACTCAGTGCAGGGAGCTGAGGAAGAAGTTACAGGAAGAAGAGAACCACAGCAAGGAGCTCAAGCTGGAGGTGGAGAAACTCCAGAAGAGAATGGCTGAACTGGAGAAACTGGAGGCGGTATTTAACAGGAGCAAAACTGAGTGCTCACAGCTTCACACAAACCTGGAAAAAGAGAGACGCGTTGTGAAGGATTTAGCTGGTGAGCTGGAGACGGTGAAAACCCGGATGAAGGAACTAGAGTCCTCGGAGTCCAAGTTTGAAAAGGCAGAAATGGTCCTCAAAGATGAGCTCATGAAGCTGAAGTCCTTCACGGTCATACTGGTCGACGAACGCAAAAACATGGCGGAAAGACTCAAGCAGGAAGAACAGAAAAGTGATGATTTAAGTAAGATGCTCAAAGCGGAGCAGGGCAAGGTGACGGAAGTTACAGAGAAGCTGATCGAGGAGAGCAAAAAAGTTCTCAAGTTCAAATCAGAAATGGAGATCCAAGTGACAACGCTTACTAAGGAGAGAGACGAGTTTAAGAGTAAACTCACAGGTGAAGAGGAAAAGTGCAGGGAGCTGAATAACAAGCTGAGTGGAATGATGGACAGActtgaggagacagagagggaaatgCAGAGAAAATGGGCCAGCAGGGAAAATAACCAAAATCCAGAAGAAGATAACAAAGTAAAAGAGCTCACGCTCGAAATCGAAAGACTGAAGAGCAGGCTCAAACATCTGGAGGTGGTTGAGGGAGATTTGATGAAAACTGAGGATGAGTATGATCTGTTGGAGAAGAAATTCAGGACGGAGCAGGATAAGGCCAACGCCCTCTCAAAGCTGCTGGAAGAGATGAAAAGTCAGATTGCCCGAAACAAAGCCATAGAGAAAGGTGAAGTCATGAGTCCGGAGGCTGAGCTGAGAATTCGCTGCAAGATGGAGGAGGCCAAAACCAAAGATCTGCAGGCAGATGTCCAGGCTCTGAAGGAGAAAATCCATGAGCTGATGAACAAAGAGGACCAGCTCTCACAGCTGCAAGTTGCCTTCTCTATCCTCCAGCAGAGgtttgtggaggaggaagaaaagaataAGAGCATGAGCCAAGAAGTGGAGAACCTCACCAAGGAGCTTGAAGCCACCAAGCGCTACAGTCGCGCCTTGAGGCCCAGCATGAATGGCAGGAGGATGGTGGACGTCCCCGTTACCTCCACAGCAGTCCAGACAGACATGATGGCCACCGAGCCCGCAGAGGACGAGACTGCAGCTGGCTTCATTCGGAAATCAGTCCTTGAGGAGAACCACTTAATGAGCAACCTCAGGCAATACAGTCTCAAGAAGCCAACAGTTCTTGAACGATACCCTCCAGCTTCGGCAGAACTTGGGGCAAAAAAGTCTTGGATACCCTGGATGAAAAAGAAGGAGGCCGTCACACTCACTCAGACCACTCCTCAGAAGACCAACGGGGTCCCTCTGCTCCATCCACCTGAAGCAACCATGTCCCAAAAGCCAGGCCAGCCACTGCATATTCGAGTGACACCAGATCATGAGAACAGCACTGCCACCTTGGAGATAACCAGCCCTCGAGCTGAAGATTTCTTCTCCAGCACCACCATCATCCCGACTCTCGGTCTTCAGAAACCCCGCATCACGATTGTCCCTAAACCCACCACCGTGACCTCAAAGACCAAAGCCTATGACGGGATGGAAGGCCTCAATCGAGCCAAATCTCCTGTCACAATCACCACCATCTCCAGAGCAAAGAGTCCAGACAGGAGCAGCGGGAGCAGCCATCAGTCACCGGTGTCCATCATCACGGTCAGCACCACTCCTGTGGCTGAAGCGTGCGCGTCATCTGAGCCTCACGAAATTTCTACAGGCCGCACAGTAATCAAGGTGACCCCGGAGAAGCAACCTGGACCTGCACCTGTCAGGAAGTACAACGGCAACATCATCACGACGGAGGACAACAAGATCCACATCCACCTGGGTCCACAGTTTAAGAGACCATCTGAGGCGTGCAGCAGTCCTGTGCTGACACTCAGGCCAACTGGCCCGAGTTCAGAAAGCAAAGAAACCCCAACGGGAACCGTTCTCCGCTCTCCACGCCAAACCCTGCTGGGGAAAACCACTCAGAGCAAAATGACGAGCAGCATAACAATCACTCCCATCACCTCGGCCGCCTCCAGGCCGACGCAGTCATCG CCCAGTGCAGACGTGCAGTCCAGTCGGAGCGCCGCCACCCGGATCCCCGTGTCAAAAGGTATGAAACCAAGCGGCAAAGCGGTCCTGGGTGTGTCCACGGTGACCAGGTTAGAGTCCCGGGCCGAGAGCCAGGCGATGAAAATCGAGCTGAGGAAGCCGACAGCGTGCAGCGCGGCCTCTGCGGCACCAGGAAAGAGCTGA
- the filip1b gene encoding filamin-A-interacting protein 1 isoform X4, producing MVVGKTLNSRFYDVTSPTEGLKRLLEQEKAYQARKEKEHSRRLEKVRAELVKLKSFALMLVDERQLHIEQIDQQTQKIQDLTQKLQEKEQRLASVSDAAKESGQKVLKLEDELEQRAAKFTQEHEEMTAKLANQESQSRQLRLKLTGLTHKIEELEESNKVLQKSEENLQELREKISKGECGNSSLMAELENLRKKVLEMEGKDEEITKTETQCRELRKKLQEEENHSKELKLEVEKLQKRMAELEKLEAVFNRSKTECSQLHTNLEKERRVVKDLAGELETVKTRMKELESSESKFEKAEMVLKDELMKLKSFTVILVDERKNMAERLKQEEQKSDDLSKMLKAEQGKVTEVTEKLIEESKKVLKFKSEMEIQVTTLTKERDEFKSKLTGEEEKCRELNNKLSGMMDRLEETEREMQRKWASRENNQNPEEDNKVKELTLEIERLKSRLKHLEVVEGDLMKTEDEYDLLEKKFRTEQDKANALSKLLEEMKSQIARNKAIEKGEVMSPEAELRIRCKMEEAKTKDLQADVQALKEKIHELMNKEDQLSQLQVAFSILQQRFVEEEEKNKSMSQEVENLTKELEATKRYSRALRPSMNGRRMVDVPVTSTAVQTDMMATEPAEDETAAGFIRKSVLEENHLMSNLRQYSLKKPTVLERYPPASAELGAKKSWIPWMKKKEAVTLTQTTPQKTNGVPLLHPPEATMSQKPGQPLHIRVTPDHENSTATLEITSPRAEDFFSSTTIIPTLGLQKPRITIVPKPTTVTSKTKAYDGMEGLNRAKSPVTITTISRAKSPDRSSGSSHQSPVSIITVSTTPVAEACASSEPHEISTGRTVIKVTPEKQPGPAPVRKYNGNIITTEDNKIHIHLGPQFKRPSEACSSPVLTLRPTGPSSESKETPTGTVLRSPRQTLLGKTTQSKMTSSITITPITSAASRPTQSSPSADVQSSRSAATRIPVSKGMKPSGKAVLGVSTVTRLESRAESQAMKIELRKPTACSAASAAPGKS from the exons ACTCAAAAGGCTTCTGGAGCAGGAGAAGGCCTACCAGGCTCGTAAGGAAAAGGAGCACAGCAGGAGGCTAGAGAAGGTCAGAGCAGAGCTGGTTAAGCTCAAGTCCTTCGCCCTGATGTTGGTGGACGAGCGGCAGTTGCACATCGAGCAGATCGACCAGCAGACTCAGAAGATCCAGGATCTCACTCAAAAGCTGCAGGAAAAAGAGCAGCGACTAGCATCTGTCAGCGACGCTGCCAAGGAAAGCGGCCAGAAGGTCCTGAAGCTGGAGGACGAGCTGGAGCAGAGGGCAGCCAAGTTCACCCAGGAACATGAGGAGATGACCGCCAAGCTGGCTAACCAGGAGTCCCAGAGCCGGCAGCTCAGGCTGAAGCTGACCGGACTGACGCATAAGATTGAAGAGCTGGAAGAGAGCAACAAAGTCCTGCAGAAATCAGAGGAGAACCTGCAGGAGCTGCGGGAAAAGATCAGCAAAGGGGAGTGTGGGAACTCCTCCCTCATGGCTGAGCTGGAAAATCTACGTAAGAAAGTGTTGGAGATGGAGGGCAAGGATGAGGAGATTACCAAAACAGAGACTCAGTGCAGGGAGCTGAGGAAGAAGTTACAGGAAGAAGAGAACCACAGCAAGGAGCTCAAGCTGGAGGTGGAGAAACTCCAGAAGAGAATGGCTGAACTGGAGAAACTGGAGGCGGTATTTAACAGGAGCAAAACTGAGTGCTCACAGCTTCACACAAACCTGGAAAAAGAGAGACGCGTTGTGAAGGATTTAGCTGGTGAGCTGGAGACGGTGAAAACCCGGATGAAGGAACTAGAGTCCTCGGAGTCCAAGTTTGAAAAGGCAGAAATGGTCCTCAAAGATGAGCTCATGAAGCTGAAGTCCTTCACGGTCATACTGGTCGACGAACGCAAAAACATGGCGGAAAGACTCAAGCAGGAAGAACAGAAAAGTGATGATTTAAGTAAGATGCTCAAAGCGGAGCAGGGCAAGGTGACGGAAGTTACAGAGAAGCTGATCGAGGAGAGCAAAAAAGTTCTCAAGTTCAAATCAGAAATGGAGATCCAAGTGACAACGCTTACTAAGGAGAGAGACGAGTTTAAGAGTAAACTCACAGGTGAAGAGGAAAAGTGCAGGGAGCTGAATAACAAGCTGAGTGGAATGATGGACAGActtgaggagacagagagggaaatgCAGAGAAAATGGGCCAGCAGGGAAAATAACCAAAATCCAGAAGAAGATAACAAAGTAAAAGAGCTCACGCTCGAAATCGAAAGACTGAAGAGCAGGCTCAAACATCTGGAGGTGGTTGAGGGAGATTTGATGAAAACTGAGGATGAGTATGATCTGTTGGAGAAGAAATTCAGGACGGAGCAGGATAAGGCCAACGCCCTCTCAAAGCTGCTGGAAGAGATGAAAAGTCAGATTGCCCGAAACAAAGCCATAGAGAAAGGTGAAGTCATGAGTCCGGAGGCTGAGCTGAGAATTCGCTGCAAGATGGAGGAGGCCAAAACCAAAGATCTGCAGGCAGATGTCCAGGCTCTGAAGGAGAAAATCCATGAGCTGATGAACAAAGAGGACCAGCTCTCACAGCTGCAAGTTGCCTTCTCTATCCTCCAGCAGAGgtttgtggaggaggaagaaaagaataAGAGCATGAGCCAAGAAGTGGAGAACCTCACCAAGGAGCTTGAAGCCACCAAGCGCTACAGTCGCGCCTTGAGGCCCAGCATGAATGGCAGGAGGATGGTGGACGTCCCCGTTACCTCCACAGCAGTCCAGACAGACATGATGGCCACCGAGCCCGCAGAGGACGAGACTGCAGCTGGCTTCATTCGGAAATCAGTCCTTGAGGAGAACCACTTAATGAGCAACCTCAGGCAATACAGTCTCAAGAAGCCAACAGTTCTTGAACGATACCCTCCAGCTTCGGCAGAACTTGGGGCAAAAAAGTCTTGGATACCCTGGATGAAAAAGAAGGAGGCCGTCACACTCACTCAGACCACTCCTCAGAAGACCAACGGGGTCCCTCTGCTCCATCCACCTGAAGCAACCATGTCCCAAAAGCCAGGCCAGCCACTGCATATTCGAGTGACACCAGATCATGAGAACAGCACTGCCACCTTGGAGATAACCAGCCCTCGAGCTGAAGATTTCTTCTCCAGCACCACCATCATCCCGACTCTCGGTCTTCAGAAACCCCGCATCACGATTGTCCCTAAACCCACCACCGTGACCTCAAAGACCAAAGCCTATGACGGGATGGAAGGCCTCAATCGAGCCAAATCTCCTGTCACAATCACCACCATCTCCAGAGCAAAGAGTCCAGACAGGAGCAGCGGGAGCAGCCATCAGTCACCGGTGTCCATCATCACGGTCAGCACCACTCCTGTGGCTGAAGCGTGCGCGTCATCTGAGCCTCACGAAATTTCTACAGGCCGCACAGTAATCAAGGTGACCCCGGAGAAGCAACCTGGACCTGCACCTGTCAGGAAGTACAACGGCAACATCATCACGACGGAGGACAACAAGATCCACATCCACCTGGGTCCACAGTTTAAGAGACCATCTGAGGCGTGCAGCAGTCCTGTGCTGACACTCAGGCCAACTGGCCCGAGTTCAGAAAGCAAAGAAACCCCAACGGGAACCGTTCTCCGCTCTCCACGCCAAACCCTGCTGGGGAAAACCACTCAGAGCAAAATGACGAGCAGCATAACAATCACTCCCATCACCTCGGCCGCCTCCAGGCCGACGCAGTCATCG CCCAGTGCAGACGTGCAGTCCAGTCGGAGCGCCGCCACCCGGATCCCCGTGTCAAAAGGTATGAAACCAAGCGGCAAAGCGGTCCTGGGTGTGTCCACGGTGACCAGGTTAGAGTCCCGGGCCGAGAGCCAGGCGATGAAAATCGAGCTGAGGAAGCCGACAGCGTGCAGCGCGGCCTCTGCGGCACCAGGAAAGAGCTGA